From one Asterias amurensis chromosome 10, ASM3211899v1 genomic stretch:
- the LOC139942904 gene encoding uncharacterized protein: MAEAALHTETTCKIRHVHIECPICLTRFIDPKILDCQHSFCLKCLQELVDKQDPKTDFILCPVCREKTSIPAKGPSALLNCFLLSSLIDDVINPNSPEVDINHLVSICEGCDEGLEAVSRCVDCEANFCKICLEYHAKIKLNRHHRVVNAAASSNEGSRDQNKTCSPKCRKHTDQELCFYCETCDLLVCLKCVVFDHRAQNHKLTEIKDSIRTYRQAVEEALMRFDECRKQFQKVDDSIKHSQHRLQLMVDRALQDIVAKEEEEVEKIRKASRLLQERVTQISIERGGEFGSKQSINSDKMSRAEQIVASVNDLMQHADDFELLDLKLKVMHNLTFHNELKFQTVQHSKSFIWFKGHDVVTDADIGEILQEEKWEVKTEFGKEGEGEGEFKFTWDVACLSNDDIVVTDSERQILSTFTSNGSYKSQGVQSRTEDGQLKNPIGVAVTSDDLLLVTDGQDVKVYDRELRYIRKFRPSQNQVEGQSESILVGIAVDKKDRIAVYDFGRKVISLHNKDGSTISTIHHDDIGDTDNPSFISVNNKEQLIFTNLLESKLVCVDFMGNEVFNISTSLDGKTVFSTGVCCDDAGDIYACIVRKNGDGDVDGDGDGDGDGDGDGDGDGGGGGDGDGDGDGDGDGDGDGDGDGDVDGDGDDVGGGGGGDGVGDGDGDGDGDGDGDGDGDGDGDGDGDGDGDGDGICEIHHYDASGEHIGCVARGLHCPLGMTFTPTGDLIVAALLSVKILHRV, encoded by the coding sequence atggccgaagctGCACTTCACACTGAAaccacttgcaagattagacatgtacacatcgaatgcccaatctgcTTGACTCGGTTCATcgatccgaaaatcctggactgccagcacagcttctgcttaaaatgtcttcaggaacttgTAGACAAACAGGATCCGAAGACGGATTTCATCCTTTGCCCAGTGTGTAGAGAGAAAACTTCAATCCCAGCTAAGGGACCATCGGCTCTTCTCAACTGCTTTCTTTTGAGCTcgcttattgatgacgtcatcaatccgAATAGTCCCGAGGTGGACATTAACCATCTTGTATCGATttgcgaaggatgcgacgaaggtcttgaagccgtctcacggtgtgttgactgtgaaGCTAATTTTTGCAAGATTTGTTTGGAATACCAcgccaaaataaaattgaacaggCATCATCGAGTCGTTAATGCAGCCGCGTCGTCAAATGAGGGATCCAGAGACCAGAACAAAACTTGCTCTCCAAAATGCCggaaacacactgaccaggaactgtgttttTACTGTGAAACGTGTGACTTACTTGTTTGTCTCAAATGTGTGGTATTTGATCACAGAGCGCAAAACCACAAACTAACTGAAATCAAAGACTCCATTCGTACTTATCGTCAAGCTGTTGAAGAGGCATTGATGAGATTTGATGAATGTCGCAAGCAATTTCAAAAAGTAGATGACTCTATCAAACACTCACAGCATAGATTACAGCTCATGGTCGACCGGGCTCTTCAAgatattgtggctaaggaggaaGAGGAAGTCGAGAAAATCAGAAAAGCATCTCGCCTCCTTCAAGAAAGAGTCACTCAAATCAGCATAGAGAGAGGTGGGGAATTCGGCAGCAAGCAGAGCATCAACAGCGATAAAatgagccgtgcagagcagatcgtagcttcagtcaacGACTTGATGCAACATGCTGATGACTTTGAGCTACTGGACCTCAAGCTAAAGGTTATGCACAACTTGACATTCCACAATGAGCTcaagtttcaaacagtgcagcatagcaagtcattcatctggttcaaaggtcatgatgtcGTCACTGATGCGGATATCGGTGAAATACTACAGGAAGAGAAGTGGGAGGTGAAGACAGAGTTTGGTAAAGAAGGTGAAGGTGAGGGGGAGTTCAAGTTTACATGGGACGTTGCTTGTTTAAGCAACGATGACATCGTCGTTACTGATTCTGAGCGGCAAATATTATCCACATTTACATCGAATGGTAGTTACAAATCTCAAGGTGTGCAAAGTAGAACAGAAGATGGACAACTAAAAAACCCTATCGGTGTTGcggtgacctctgatgacctgcttctggttactgacggacaggatgtaaaggtttatgatagagAACTACGATACATTCGCAAGTTCAGACCCTCACAGAATCAAGTCGAGGGGCAGTCAGAGAGTATACTCGTTGGTATTGCTGTTGACAAGAAAGATCGTATTGCAGTGTATGACTTTGGGAGAAAGGTAATATCTCTTCATAACAAGGATGGATCCACcatttccacaatacatcatgatGATATTGGCGATACCGACAATCCAAGCTTTATATCTGTTAACAACAAGGAGCAACTGATCTTTACAAACCTCCTCGAGTCGAAActagtttgtgtggatttcatgggaaacgaggtgttTAATATAAGCACCTCCCTTGACGGCAAAACTGTATTTTCTACTGGTGTGTGTTGTGATGATGCTGGGGATATATATGCGTGTATCGTACGCAAAAATGGTGATGGTGATGtcgatggtgatggtgatggtgatggtgatggtgatggtgatggtgatggtgatggtggtggtggtggtgatggtgatggtgatggtgatggcgatggtgatggtgatggtgatggtgatggcgATGGTGATGttgatggcgatggcgatgatgttggtggtggtggtggtggtgatggtgttggtgatggtgatggtgatggtgatggtgatggtgatggtgatggtgatggtgatggtgatggtgatggtgatggtgatggtgatggtgatggtgatggtatttgtgagatacatcattacgatgcatcaggtgagcacatcggctgtgtagctcgTGGCTTGCACTGTCCTCTAGGCATGACGTTTACTCCGACCGGTGACCTCATCGTGGCTGCTCTGCTCTCGGTAAAGATATTGCATCGAGTGTAA